One window of Pirellulales bacterium genomic DNA carries:
- a CDS encoding DSD1 family PLP-dependent enzyme — protein sequence MTEPIPALSECTKAALDTPALCVDLAVMEANIKAIAATCRAHGVAWRPHAKGHKVPAIAQRELAAGAIGITCAKLGEAEVMAAAGITDLLIANMIVGPIKLARLVELRRCADPIVCVDHVDQIAALSEVMSQADLKLRVLIEVDIGLARVGVLPGRAALTLAGQIVESPGLELAGIMGYEGHLLTVNDAHEKGSAIRAALRDLTESAESIRRAGMPCDIVSCGGTGSYLYAVEQPGITEIQAGGAIFMDAFYRNRCQISDLAYAMTVLTTIVSRPTPDRAIIDAGRKSLSMELSMPIVAGRDDIRVKGLSAEHGTLELGPTARDLRIGDRLELIPGYADLTTVFHEEIYGLRDDRVEVVWPIEARGKLR from the coding sequence ATGACTGAGCCAATACCCGCGTTGTCGGAATGTACGAAGGCGGCGCTTGATACTCCCGCGTTATGTGTTGATCTGGCAGTGATGGAAGCGAACATCAAGGCCATCGCCGCGACGTGCCGCGCGCATGGAGTTGCTTGGCGACCGCATGCCAAGGGGCACAAGGTGCCCGCGATCGCGCAGCGAGAGTTGGCCGCGGGAGCGATCGGCATTACGTGTGCGAAGCTCGGCGAAGCCGAAGTGATGGCCGCAGCGGGAATCACGGACTTGTTGATCGCGAACATGATCGTCGGTCCAATCAAGCTGGCGCGGCTGGTCGAGCTACGACGCTGCGCCGATCCGATCGTGTGCGTGGATCATGTGGATCAGATCGCCGCGCTTTCCGAGGTGATGAGCCAGGCAGATTTGAAGCTGCGCGTGTTGATCGAAGTCGACATCGGTTTGGCACGCGTCGGAGTATTGCCGGGCAGAGCCGCACTGACCTTGGCCGGACAGATCGTCGAAAGCCCCGGCCTCGAATTGGCGGGCATCATGGGCTACGAGGGGCACTTGTTGACGGTCAACGATGCGCATGAGAAGGGATCAGCGATTCGCGCGGCGCTTCGCGATCTGACGGAGAGCGCCGAATCGATTCGGCGCGCGGGGATGCCGTGCGACATTGTCTCGTGCGGAGGAACAGGCTCTTATCTGTACGCGGTCGAGCAGCCGGGGATTACCGAGATTCAAGCAGGCGGCGCCATCTTCATGGATGCGTTTTATCGAAACCGCTGCCAAATTTCCGATTTGGCTTACGCGATGACGGTGCTGACGACGATCGTCAGCCGTCCGACTCCGGACCGCGCCATCATCGACGCGGGACGAAAATCTTTGAGCATGGAACTTTCCATGCCGATCGTCGCCGGTCGCGACGACATCCGCGTGAAGGGACTCTCGGCCGAGCATGGGACGCTCGAACTCGGCCCCACGGCGCGCGATCTGCGGATTGGCGACCGGCTGGAATTGATTCCCGGTTATGCGGACCTGACGACCGTTTTTCACGAGGAGATCTACGGCCTGCGGGACGACCGGGTCGAGGTCGTATGGCCGATCGAGGCCCGGGGCAAGCTGCGGTAA
- a CDS encoding YbaK/EbsC family protein produces MKVQDFLKGRHTTYTLIEHPAAYGAQRMAEAVHVSGDWVAKSVVLKAGQGPYYYLAVVPASSRVDLEKVRQAMGLVRVELAREEEISLICRDCEVGAMPPFGSQLGMETIIDESLSWADEIVFEGNSHREAIRMKYRDYYDLEHPLVLSISLHA; encoded by the coding sequence ATGAAGGTTCAAGATTTCTTGAAGGGGCGGCACACGACCTACACGTTGATCGAGCATCCGGCAGCTTACGGCGCGCAGCGCATGGCCGAGGCGGTGCATGTCTCGGGGGACTGGGTCGCGAAGAGTGTCGTGTTGAAAGCAGGGCAGGGACCGTACTACTACCTCGCGGTGGTGCCCGCCTCGAGCCGGGTTGATTTGGAGAAGGTCCGGCAGGCGATGGGCCTGGTCAGAGTCGAGTTGGCTCGCGAGGAAGAAATCTCGCTGATATGTCGTGATTGCGAAGTTGGCGCGATGCCGCCCTTCGGCTCGCAACTGGGCATGGAAACGATCATCGACGAATCGTTATCATGGGCCGACGAGATTGTCTTTGAAGGGAACTCGCACCGCGAGGCGATTCGCATGAAGTACCGCGACTACTACGACCTGGAGCATCCGCTGGTGCTCTCGATTTCTTTGCACGCGTGA
- a CDS encoding DUF3592 domain-containing protein, protein MFRWSLIFGKKRGERRTGSTVAGRAALGLFAAFFFTAGIISLVFILLKFSIPEWRANHNFAETTCQIISTRTAADSAGAKRPEIEVAYTVDDRPQTAWSTYDIAAVYQADGAFTEKILEEFTAGTECDCWYDPRDPQTVVLARGYTWFAWLMLLVPIAFISLGGAGLALAVLTWGKSTERIAATTQNTSNLDFLLPTPAAPAQPFPFVPDPHQLNDSPGTFLSYRLTPGTAVWSTAAIAVVCAMWNLAVIVFGRMCVLSFRNGERDWWLALFLLPLVAGGVFSLILFVRRLLIAANIGPTLVEISAHPLVPGGTYEIYLSQAGRLAVKKFDLKLVCEENATYRQGTNTRKSTRRVFEESLVSRESFKLGPGVPFEARARLFVPYDAMHSFKAGHNRVDWKIVVAGDVERWPGFERTFPIVIRPRKLVEDNS, encoded by the coding sequence TTGTTCAGGTGGTCGCTGATCTTCGGGAAGAAACGCGGTGAACGTCGTACGGGATCGACGGTCGCAGGCCGCGCCGCGCTCGGTTTGTTTGCAGCATTCTTCTTCACGGCCGGCATCATCTCGCTCGTCTTCATCTTGCTCAAGTTCTCGATTCCGGAATGGCGGGCGAATCACAACTTTGCAGAAACCACCTGCCAGATCATCAGCACCCGTACCGCCGCCGACAGCGCTGGCGCCAAGCGCCCGGAAATCGAAGTCGCATACACGGTTGACGACCGTCCACAGACCGCTTGGAGCACGTACGACATCGCGGCGGTCTACCAGGCTGATGGCGCTTTCACGGAGAAGATCCTCGAAGAGTTCACGGCCGGAACGGAATGCGATTGCTGGTACGACCCGCGCGATCCGCAGACCGTGGTGCTGGCGCGCGGCTACACCTGGTTCGCCTGGCTGATGCTGCTGGTTCCCATCGCGTTTATTTCGCTGGGGGGCGCCGGCCTGGCCTTAGCCGTGCTGACGTGGGGCAAATCGACCGAGCGCATCGCCGCCACCACGCAAAACACGTCGAATCTTGATTTCCTTTTGCCCACGCCTGCTGCGCCGGCTCAGCCGTTCCCATTCGTGCCCGATCCACATCAACTGAACGACAGCCCCGGCACGTTTCTCTCCTATCGATTAACCCCCGGCACCGCCGTGTGGAGCACCGCAGCCATCGCCGTCGTGTGCGCGATGTGGAATCTGGCCGTGATCGTCTTCGGGCGCATGTGCGTACTGAGCTTTCGCAATGGCGAACGTGACTGGTGGCTGGCACTTTTCCTGCTGCCGCTCGTGGCAGGCGGAGTTTTCAGCCTGATCCTGTTTGTGCGTCGCTTGTTGATCGCCGCGAATATCGGACCAACGCTGGTCGAGATCTCGGCCCATCCGCTGGTGCCGGGCGGAACGTACGAGATCTATCTCTCGCAGGCCGGTCGCCTGGCTGTGAAAAAATTCGATTTGAAGCTGGTCTGCGAAGAGAATGCCACGTACCGGCAGGGGACGAACACTCGGAAATCGACGCGGCGGGTCTTCGAAGAATCGCTGGTATCGCGCGAGTCTTTCAAGCTGGGGCCAGGCGTTCCCTTCGAAGCTCGCGCGCGGCTATTCGTGCCATACGACGCCATGCATTCTTTTAAGGCCGGCCACAATCGCGTCGATTGGAAAATCGTGGTCGCGGGAGACGTCGAGCGCTGGCCCGGGTTCGAACGCACCTTTCCGATCGTCATTCGCCCCCGCAAGCTCGTCGAGGACAACTCGTGA